The Sulfurihydrogenibium sp. genome segment AATTACAACCTTATGTTAGACCATAAAGGCTCTCCTATTTGGGATTTTTATGTTTTTAAAGACAACGAAAACTATATTCTTGACTTTGAATTTGATAGAGATGAAGTATTAAACAAGTTGAAACAGCTTAAACTTTCTTATCAGGTCTTTTTTGGAGTTTTAGAGTTTGAGCATATTTACATATTTGGAGAAGATAGCGAAAAGTTTATACAGCAAACATTTAAAGAAGCACCAGAGAAATTTAAATATCTAAAATCAGGAGATATTTACATAGCAAATAATCCTTTAAGATTAGGACAAAAAGGCTTTGATATATTCGGTAACCTTGAATCTATTAAATCAAACCTGCCAACAAATTTAAAAATAGATGAAGAAGAGTTTGAAAATTTGAGAATAAACAACTGTATTCCAAAAATTGGAAAAGAGTTAGCAGAAAAAGTTCTTCCCCTTGAAACTAATATTTGGAAATATGCCATAAGTTTAAATAAAGGATGTTATGTAGGGCAGGAAGCTATAGCAAGAGTGTATTTTAGAGGTAAGCCACCAAGAGTTATGGTAAAATTTAGCTTTGATAATGTATTAGATGAAAATGAAAAAGTACTTCTAAACGACAAACCGGTTGGATTTATAACTTCTGTTAATATCAAAGATAAAACAGCAATCGGTTTTATATTAAGAAACATAGCAGAATCTGGCAAAGAGTTAAAAAGCAATCATTCAGTGCTTAAAATTTTAAGTATATGCCAGGAGCTAAATGTTTGAAAAAGAAATTTTAGAAAGTATCTTAGAGCCGATAACAGTTTTAGATTTTAGCGGAAAGATTTTATACTCAAATCAAGAGTTTGAAAACTATCGGTCTATTCTTGGCAGAAGGCTAAATAAGCTTTTATCAGATATTATCAACTTAAAGTATGTAAAAGAAGGTATCCCGGTTAAAAATCTATATAAAGAGATAGATGAGTACAAATTTTTGATCGACATCTTTCCATACGAAAATGATAAAGTCATACTATTGTTAAGAGATATCACAAGATTTTACAAGCTTGAAGAAGAATCAAAAAGAGAAGGAACTTTATACGCTTTTTCTAAAATGCTTTCAGAACTTTTCCATGATATGAAAGGACCCATTACCGGAATAAAAGCAGCAGCCCAATATCTAAAAGACAATCCGGGAGAAACAGAGCTATTAGATGATATACTGTATGAAATAAAAAGAATTGAAGAGTTTATAAATCAAATAGCATACTTAAACAAACCGGAAAAGTTAAACCTCTCAAAAGAAAACATACATAAGCTGATAGATAATGTAATAGTAAAATTCAGCAAAATTTATCCAGACGTTGAGTTTGTGAGAAAATACGACCCAAGTTTACCGGAAATAAAAATAGATAAAAATCAAATACTAAATGTTATAGAAAATCTTATAAAAAATGCTCTTGAAGCTATCAATTTTAAAGGAAAGGTAGAAGTAGAGACTGGAATTTCTTTTGATGAGATTTACTCACCAAAAAGGAATAAAATATCTATAAAGATAAAAGACTCAGGTCAAGGGATTCCTGAAGACATGTTAGATAAACTTTTTATTCCATTTTATACAACAAAAGAGTTTGGAACAGGTGTTGGACTTGCAAGGTCATACAAAATTGTAAAACAGCATAAAGGTATACTAAGATATATAGGCAATTCAACCTTTGAAATAATCTTACCCATTGAGTGAGGAAAAATGCTAAAAGCTTTAATCTTTGAAGATGAAAAAACCACAAGAAATGTACTAAAAAGAATCTTACATAAAGAAAACGTCGAAGCATACGAATTTGAAGAAGCACCAAAAGATTTACACGTAATATCACAGTATA includes the following:
- a CDS encoding folate-binding protein; the encoded protein is MNWIKLKRNKILVKGKQSKLNLKGIKEEHTAFLQGILTNNIAQLNDKEFNYNLMLDHKGSPIWDFYVFKDNENYILDFEFDRDEVLNKLKQLKLSYQVFFGVLEFEHIYIFGEDSEKFIQQTFKEAPEKFKYLKSGDIYIANNPLRLGQKGFDIFGNLESIKSNLPTNLKIDEEEFENLRINNCIPKIGKELAEKVLPLETNIWKYAISLNKGCYVGQEAIARVYFRGKPPRVMVKFSFDNVLDENEKVLLNDKPVGFITSVNIKDKTAIGFILRNIAESGKELKSNHSVLKILSICQELNV
- a CDS encoding ATP-binding protein, with translation MFEKEILESILEPITVLDFSGKILYSNQEFENYRSILGRRLNKLLSDIINLKYVKEGIPVKNLYKEIDEYKFLIDIFPYENDKVILLLRDITRFYKLEEESKREGTLYAFSKMLSELFHDMKGPITGIKAAAQYLKDNPGETELLDDILYEIKRIEEFINQIAYLNKPEKLNLSKENIHKLIDNVIVKFSKIYPDVEFVRKYDPSLPEIKIDKNQILNVIENLIKNALEAINFKGKVEVETGISFDEIYSPKRNKISIKIKDSGQGIPEDMLDKLFIPFYTTKEFGTGVGLARSYKIVKQHKGILRYIGNSTFEIILPIE